The Winogradskyella schleiferi genome has a window encoding:
- a CDS encoding ABC transporter ATP-binding protein: MVTIENLHKKFGKNEVLSGVDLHIGEGGIFAVLGPNGSGKTTLIKSVLGMVIPDKGSITVMNENIKKNSDYRYKIDYLPQIANFPSNLRVKELIKMIKDLRKPTNEDKRLIELFKLEPFLDKKLGNLSGGTKQKVNLVLTFMFDSPIIILDEPTSGLDPISLIRLKDLIQAEKAKGKTILITSHIMSFVEEISDEIVFILEGKIYFKGTIPKLKTKTNQPDFEHAIASILSDNHA, from the coding sequence ATGGTAACGATTGAAAACCTACATAAAAAATTTGGCAAGAACGAAGTCTTAAGTGGTGTTGACCTTCATATTGGAGAAGGAGGAATTTTCGCTGTTCTTGGACCGAATGGTTCTGGCAAAACGACCTTAATTAAATCAGTTTTGGGCATGGTTATTCCTGATAAAGGTAGCATCACGGTAATGAATGAGAACATAAAAAAGAATTCCGACTACCGATACAAAATTGATTATCTACCGCAAATTGCGAATTTTCCAAGCAATCTGAGGGTTAAGGAACTCATTAAAATGATCAAGGATTTGCGCAAGCCAACCAACGAGGATAAACGGTTAATAGAACTTTTTAAATTAGAACCTTTTTTAGATAAAAAATTGGGTAACCTTTCAGGTGGTACCAAGCAAAAAGTGAACCTGGTGCTGACCTTTATGTTTGATAGTCCTATTATTATTTTAGACGAACCAACTTCAGGATTAGATCCAATTTCACTGATTAGATTAAAAGATTTAATTCAAGCAGAAAAAGCTAAAGGCAAAACCATCCTTATCACCTCTCACATTATGAGTTTTGTAGAGGAAATTTCAGATGAAATTGTATTTATCCTTGAAGGTAAAATTTATTTTAAAGGCACTATTCCAAAATTAAAAACCAAGACCAATCAACCTGATTTTGAACATGCGATTGCGTCTATATTATCCGATAATCATGCTTAA
- a CDS encoding ABC transporter permease, producing the protein MLKILKYSFYDLMRSRWSYVYFAFYLLLGVVLLFLNNDLSKAVITLMNVIIVLVPLIGTIFGVMYYYNSKEFTELLLAQPLKRSSIFLGQYLGVALSLSMSLILGLGTPFVFYGLFESSAIWDFSLLLITGTFLTLIFTALAFNIALSNENKIKGFGYAILLWLFLAVIYDGLFLMTLIMFEDYPLDKLSLVGTMLNPIDLSRTLILLKLDISALLGYTGAVFKQFFGTSFGLIVSFAMLTIWVVMPVLRIIFKSKKKDF; encoded by the coding sequence ATGCTTAAGATATTAAAATATAGTTTTTACGATTTAATGCGTAGTCGTTGGAGTTACGTCTATTTCGCCTTTTATTTATTATTAGGTGTTGTGTTATTATTTTTAAACAACGACCTTTCAAAAGCGGTCATAACATTAATGAATGTCATCATCGTTTTAGTGCCTTTAATTGGGACTATTTTTGGTGTCATGTATTATTATAATTCCAAGGAATTTACAGAATTGTTGTTGGCACAACCCTTAAAACGTTCGTCCATCTTTTTAGGCCAGTACTTAGGAGTGGCGCTTTCACTTTCCATGAGTTTAATTTTAGGTTTAGGGACTCCATTTGTATTCTATGGCCTATTTGAAAGTAGCGCCATATGGGACTTTTCCCTTTTACTGATTACTGGGACTTTTTTAACGTTGATCTTTACGGCTCTAGCATTTAATATCGCCTTATCCAACGAGAATAAAATTAAAGGATTTGGTTATGCAATTTTACTTTGGTTATTTCTTGCAGTGATTTACGATGGTTTGTTTTTAATGACACTAATTATGTTTGAAGACTATCCATTAGACAAATTATCTTTGGTAGGCACCATGCTAAATCCAATAGATTTATCCAGGACCTTAATCCTTTTAAAGCTCGATATCTCCGCCTTATTGGGTTACACAGGTGCTGTTTTTAAACAATTTTTTGGAACAAGTTTTGGATTAATCGTCTCTTTTGCGATGTTAACCATTTGGGTTGTAATGCCAGTTTTAAGAATTATATTTAAATCGAAGAAAAAAGATTTTTAA